The Pseudarthrobacter sp. NS4 genome includes a window with the following:
- a CDS encoding benzoate/H(+) symporter BenE family transporter, whose translation MAKSPAPSTTHQAGRPPGFDSRPVVAGIVTALVGFTSSFAVVLAGLKAVGADPSQAASGLLALTLAVGVGVLLLAWRSKVPVTLAWSTPGAALLASSGAADGGWPAAVGAFLATGILIALTGLVPALGRLMAKIPTTLAQAMLAGVLLQLCLAPFKALGSVPLFVAPVIICWLLMMKFAPRWAVPAALLVALAVIGISLAAGGTGLGEGNVLPELVWTTPAFSLQAMAGIALPLFVVTMASQNVPGVAVLRSFGYETPWRPSMLVTGAGTVLGAPFGGHAINLAALSAALAAGEEAGSIRSRRWIAGFTSGLAYLVLAAFSAALVTVVSAAPAGMLEAVAGLALLGTLAAAVSSALADAEDRIAPSVTFLMAASGLAFAGIGSAFWALLAGLAVRSLLVRRNTADRERPGRQDG comes from the coding sequence ATGGCGAAGTCCCCCGCACCCTCCACGACGCACCAGGCCGGCAGGCCGCCCGGATTCGATTCACGGCCCGTTGTGGCAGGCATCGTTACCGCCCTGGTGGGCTTCACCTCATCCTTCGCCGTCGTGCTGGCGGGACTCAAGGCGGTGGGCGCCGACCCTTCCCAGGCGGCGTCCGGCCTGCTGGCGCTGACGCTGGCAGTCGGCGTCGGCGTACTTCTGCTGGCATGGCGCTCCAAAGTGCCGGTGACACTGGCGTGGTCCACTCCAGGCGCTGCGCTCCTGGCCTCATCCGGAGCGGCCGACGGCGGGTGGCCGGCCGCCGTCGGTGCCTTCCTTGCCACCGGAATCCTGATAGCACTCACGGGTCTGGTCCCCGCCCTTGGCCGGCTGATGGCCAAAATTCCCACCACCCTGGCCCAGGCGATGCTTGCGGGGGTCCTCCTGCAGCTCTGCCTGGCCCCGTTCAAAGCCCTCGGCAGCGTCCCGTTGTTTGTGGCCCCCGTCATCATCTGCTGGCTGCTGATGATGAAGTTCGCCCCGAGGTGGGCGGTGCCGGCTGCCCTCCTGGTGGCCCTTGCCGTGATTGGCATCTCGCTGGCGGCCGGCGGAACCGGGCTGGGAGAAGGAAACGTGCTGCCCGAGCTCGTCTGGACCACACCCGCGTTCAGCCTGCAGGCCATGGCGGGCATCGCCCTTCCGCTGTTCGTGGTGACCATGGCATCGCAGAACGTGCCCGGGGTGGCTGTCCTCCGGTCCTTCGGATACGAAACTCCGTGGCGCCCCTCCATGCTGGTGACGGGCGCCGGCACCGTTCTCGGGGCGCCGTTCGGCGGTCATGCGATTAATCTTGCTGCGCTCAGTGCCGCCCTTGCCGCCGGAGAGGAAGCCGGCAGCATCCGAAGCAGGCGCTGGATAGCCGGCTTCACCTCAGGCCTGGCCTACCTCGTGCTGGCCGCATTCTCCGCAGCCCTCGTCACCGTCGTCAGTGCAGCACCCGCAGGAATGCTGGAAGCGGTGGCGGGACTGGCGCTGCTGGGGACCCTGGCAGCGGCGGTCTCCTCCGCACTTGCGGATGCGGAGGACCGGATCGCCCCCTCCGTCACTTTCCTGATGGCGGCCTCGGGGCTTGCCTTCGCGGGAATCGGTTCAGCCTTTTGGGCCCTTCTGGCGGGCCTTGCAGTACGGTCCCTGCTCGTCCGGCGGAACACGGCTGACCGGGAGCGCCCGGGCAGGCAGGACGGCTAG
- a CDS encoding antitoxin: MGLIDDLKGKAQGLIRGNEQAIKNGLNKAGDFVDTKTGGKYSGQVNKIQHGASKLIDKNGTPGQAPAAEQVPPVTPVNPVPPVDRTP; the protein is encoded by the coding sequence GTGGGACTGATTGACGATCTTAAGGGCAAGGCTCAGGGTCTCATCCGCGGCAACGAGCAGGCCATCAAGAACGGCCTCAACAAGGCCGGTGATTTCGTCGACACCAAGACCGGAGGCAAGTACTCCGGCCAGGTCAACAAGATCCAGCATGGCGCTTCCAAGCTCATTGACAAGAACGGAACCCCGGGCCAGGCACCTGCCGCCGAGCAGGTTCCCCCGGTGACTCCCGTCAACCCGGTTCCGCCGGTTGACAGGACTCCGTAA
- a CDS encoding cytochrome, with amino-acid sequence MTDPLLAHATEYGRMYARSTSEQFSVPSITTVIGQQPHGLDGWFGYMGASSLAKDPLLADCLGSPAKIKQAVNRAAKAAETYRDEAAKRGDRVHNYCEQVALRALGRPHSMKEAREALAANGEEAFAVRFDEWWELFGVEPIAPEITVWNSSVGYAGTLDLVARINGRVCLIDYKTKGTTRDGLVKPLDDKVVMQLVAGMKAEESLVDPVAGTWEPWKYGENPVLLAVAIGETEVRPVRANPEVLKHHWWKFCALRRVWELSSDTISAGTALLPIAPPPLAQMRTA; translated from the coding sequence ATGACTGATCCACTTCTCGCCCACGCCACCGAATACGGCCGGATGTACGCGCGGTCCACATCCGAACAGTTTTCGGTGCCGTCCATCACCACGGTGATAGGCCAGCAGCCGCACGGGCTTGACGGCTGGTTCGGGTACATGGGAGCCAGCAGCCTGGCCAAGGATCCCCTGCTGGCGGACTGCCTGGGGAGCCCGGCCAAAATCAAGCAGGCTGTTAACCGCGCCGCCAAGGCTGCCGAAACCTACCGGGATGAGGCCGCCAAGCGCGGGGACCGCGTGCATAACTACTGCGAGCAGGTGGCGCTCCGGGCGCTTGGCCGTCCGCATTCGATGAAGGAAGCCCGGGAAGCCCTTGCGGCCAATGGGGAGGAAGCCTTCGCCGTCCGGTTCGACGAATGGTGGGAGCTTTTCGGGGTGGAGCCCATCGCTCCGGAAATCACGGTGTGGAACAGCTCCGTTGGGTACGCGGGAACGCTGGACCTGGTGGCGCGGATCAATGGCCGTGTTTGCCTGATCGACTACAAGACCAAGGGCACCACGCGCGACGGGCTGGTCAAGCCCCTTGATGACAAGGTGGTGATGCAGCTGGTGGCCGGCATGAAAGCCGAAGAGAGCCTGGTGGATCCGGTAGCGGGAACCTGGGAACCGTGGAAGTACGGTGAAAACCCGGTGTTGCTGGCAGTGGCCATCGGCGAAACCGAAGTCCGGCCGGTCCGCGCCAACCCGGAGGTCCTCAAGCATCACTGGTGGAAATTCTGTGCGCTGCGGCGGGTCTGGGAGCTGTCCTCCGACACCATCAGTGCGGGCACCGCGCTGCTGCCCATTGCCCCGCCGCCCCTGGCACAGATGCGCACCGCCTAG
- the def gene encoding peptide deformylase, translating to MAILNIRIIGDPVLRTVADPVTEFGPELAKLVADMTETMEDVEGAGLAAPQVGVSQRVFTYRINGVEGHIINPVLENSEDYQPDVVEGCLSIPGLGFPVRRFRSTRVTGVDVNGNPVAVEGEGMLARCFQHENDHLDGILYTDRLEGEDRKAALRSIRNANYDAVTERTAAKRAKTVGSSFGGSSFGGSSFGAGAAGTAG from the coding sequence ATGGCTATTCTGAATATCCGCATCATTGGCGATCCTGTGCTGCGCACAGTCGCCGATCCCGTGACGGAATTCGGGCCTGAGCTTGCCAAACTGGTCGCGGACATGACCGAAACCATGGAGGACGTGGAGGGCGCCGGCCTGGCCGCGCCCCAGGTGGGCGTCAGCCAGCGCGTGTTCACGTACCGCATCAACGGCGTTGAAGGACACATCATTAACCCGGTGCTGGAAAACAGCGAAGACTATCAGCCGGACGTGGTGGAAGGCTGCCTCTCCATTCCGGGCCTTGGCTTCCCCGTGCGCCGCTTCCGCTCCACCCGTGTCACTGGAGTGGATGTTAACGGAAACCCGGTGGCCGTCGAGGGCGAGGGGATGCTGGCACGCTGCTTCCAGCACGAGAATGACCACCTGGACGGCATCCTCTATACCGACCGGCTGGAGGGGGAGGACCGGAAGGCCGCCCTGCGTTCCATCCGGAACGCCAACTATGACGCCGTCACAGAACGCACCGCGGCGAAGCGCGCCAAAACAGTGGGTTCAAGTTTCGGCGGATCCAGCTTTGGCGGATCCAGCTTCGGTGCCGGCGCGGCGGGTACCGCCGGGTGA
- the fmt gene encoding methionyl-tRNA formyltransferase: MRVLFAGTPAVAVPSLNALVAAGFDVVAVLTRPDAPIGRKRVLTPSTVAARAAELGIEVIHAARVDAGATARISAVNPDVAAIVAYGGLVPPAALAIPRHGWVNLHFSLLPAWRGAAPVQRSVMSGDDVTGAVTFQLEEGLDTGPVFGTLTESVGPEDTAGDLLERLSHSGAVLLAQTLSAIEAGKAFPQPQAGEVSLAPKLTLEDGHLNWAHPALAIGRQARGVTPEPGAWTTLHGQRVKLEPVRLRPDVSGLAPGSVAVDGKSVLVGTGSHAVELTRIQPAGKKMMSAADWARGLASLESVVFE; encoded by the coding sequence GTGAGGGTCCTCTTCGCGGGGACTCCCGCCGTCGCCGTCCCGTCCCTTAACGCCCTCGTCGCCGCCGGCTTCGATGTTGTTGCGGTCCTGACCCGCCCCGATGCCCCCATTGGCCGCAAACGCGTGCTCACGCCGTCGACCGTTGCCGCCCGGGCCGCCGAGCTCGGGATCGAAGTGATCCATGCAGCCCGTGTGGATGCCGGGGCCACCGCCCGTATTTCAGCGGTCAATCCTGATGTAGCAGCCATTGTGGCCTACGGCGGGCTGGTTCCGCCCGCTGCCCTGGCCATACCCCGCCACGGCTGGGTCAATCTTCACTTCTCCCTGCTGCCTGCGTGGCGCGGAGCGGCTCCCGTACAACGTTCGGTCATGTCGGGAGACGACGTCACCGGTGCCGTCACCTTTCAGCTTGAGGAAGGCCTGGACACCGGTCCGGTCTTCGGCACCCTCACCGAGTCCGTGGGCCCGGAAGATACCGCCGGGGATCTGCTGGAAAGACTCTCCCACAGCGGCGCGGTCCTCCTGGCGCAGACCCTCTCGGCAATCGAAGCCGGGAAGGCCTTCCCCCAGCCGCAGGCCGGTGAGGTTTCGCTCGCGCCGAAACTCACGCTTGAGGACGGCCACCTCAACTGGGCCCACCCCGCCCTTGCCATCGGACGGCAGGCCCGCGGCGTCACCCCGGAACCCGGTGCCTGGACAACCCTCCACGGGCAGCGCGTCAAACTGGAACCGGTCCGGCTCCGCCCCGATGTTTCCGGTTTGGCGCCCGGTTCTGTGGCAGTAGACGGCAAAAGTGTCCTGGTGGGGACCGGTTCCCATGCAGTGGAACTGACCCGGATCCAGCCCGCCGGCAAGAAAATGATGTCCGCTGCCGATTGGGCACGCGGGTTGGCTTCACTGGAAAGCGTGGTGTTCGAATGA
- a CDS encoding RsmB/NOP family class I SAM-dependent RNA methyltransferase has product MSGSGSNSGGPGNAGGRGSAGQGGRGDGGQRGGGRGKGGPRDDSRRNAQGRERNRGPQRSFTDNAPSQRTRRADPARLVAFEVLRAVAAEDAYANLVLPARIRHHGLDKRDAGFATELSYGALRGQGTYDAILARCVDRPLDQLDPAILDALRIGTHQLLAMRVPAHAALDQTVGLARAVIGAGPSTLINAVLRKVAARSLDEWLEQLVDGETDETRIASLRHAHPEWIVRAMRQSLVVHGRSAAEINELLEADNAAPVVNLVALPGLGSLDEALENGATPGELVEGSALSSGGDLGRLSSVREGTTRVQDVGSQLVARAMAAVDLGPGGTGDGNAEAWLDLCAGPGGKAALLGALARERGATLLANEPAPHRAKLVSQALSAVPRDTWQVRTGDGREVGSEQPESYHRVLVDVPCSGLGALRRRPESRWRRSPKDLTDLGPLQRELLASALAAVRPGGVVAYVTCSPHPAETKAVVADALRKRDDLELLDAGAALDAVSLTGSLGAGHESTAQLWPHIHSTDAMFLALIRKKA; this is encoded by the coding sequence ATGAGCGGGTCCGGCAGCAACTCAGGGGGGCCGGGAAATGCCGGAGGCCGTGGCAGCGCGGGGCAGGGCGGCCGTGGCGACGGAGGCCAGCGCGGCGGTGGCCGGGGCAAGGGCGGTCCCCGGGACGACAGCCGGCGCAACGCCCAGGGCCGTGAACGGAACCGGGGACCCCAGCGGAGCTTCACCGACAACGCCCCCTCGCAGCGAACCCGCCGCGCAGATCCGGCACGCCTGGTGGCGTTCGAAGTCCTGCGAGCCGTGGCGGCCGAAGACGCCTACGCAAACCTGGTCCTGCCGGCCCGGATCCGGCACCACGGCCTGGACAAGCGCGATGCCGGCTTCGCCACCGAGCTCAGCTATGGCGCCCTCCGCGGCCAGGGCACCTATGACGCGATCCTGGCACGGTGCGTGGACCGGCCGCTGGACCAGCTCGACCCCGCCATCCTGGACGCCCTGCGCATCGGAACCCACCAGCTGCTGGCCATGCGGGTCCCGGCGCATGCCGCCCTGGACCAGACGGTGGGCCTTGCCCGGGCAGTCATTGGTGCGGGACCCTCAACGCTGATCAACGCCGTGCTCCGAAAGGTGGCAGCCCGCAGCCTGGACGAATGGCTGGAACAGCTGGTGGACGGCGAAACCGACGAAACCAGGATCGCCTCGCTCCGGCATGCGCACCCGGAATGGATTGTCCGGGCCATGCGCCAGTCCCTCGTGGTGCACGGCCGTTCCGCAGCCGAGATCAACGAGCTCCTGGAAGCCGACAATGCCGCCCCCGTGGTCAACCTGGTGGCCCTCCCCGGACTTGGAAGCCTGGACGAGGCGCTGGAAAACGGCGCCACCCCGGGGGAACTCGTGGAAGGGTCAGCCCTCTCCAGCGGCGGTGACCTGGGTCGGCTTTCCTCAGTCCGCGAAGGCACCACCCGCGTACAGGACGTCGGATCGCAGCTCGTGGCCCGCGCCATGGCAGCTGTGGACCTCGGCCCCGGCGGCACCGGCGACGGAAACGCGGAAGCCTGGCTTGACCTCTGCGCCGGCCCCGGCGGAAAGGCTGCGCTGCTCGGTGCCCTTGCCCGGGAACGGGGAGCCACATTGCTGGCCAACGAACCCGCGCCGCACCGTGCCAAGCTCGTCAGCCAGGCGCTCTCTGCCGTTCCGCGCGACACCTGGCAGGTCCGCACCGGTGACGGCCGCGAAGTGGGCAGTGAACAGCCGGAGTCATACCACCGCGTGCTGGTGGACGTTCCCTGCAGCGGGCTGGGTGCCCTCCGCCGGCGGCCGGAATCCCGGTGGCGCCGCTCGCCGAAGGACCTGACGGACCTCGGCCCCCTCCAGCGGGAGCTCCTCGCGTCGGCGCTGGCAGCTGTTCGTCCCGGGGGAGTGGTGGCCTATGTGACCTGTTCGCCGCACCCGGCCGAAACCAAGGCTGTGGTGGCTGACGCCCTCCGCAAACGCGACGACCTCGAACTCCTCGACGCCGGAGCGGCACTGGACGCCGTCAGCCTCACCGGGAGCCTGGGCGCCGGCCACGAGTCCACGGCGCAACTCTGGCCGCACATCCACAGCACCGACGCAATGTTCCTCGCCCTCATCCGGAAAAAGGCCTGA
- the rpe gene encoding ribulose-phosphate 3-epimerase, translated as MTQCCINPSILSADFVNLEAELQRISNADAVHVDVMDNHFVPNLTIGLPVVQRIQAVSPVPLDAHLMIADADRWAPGFAEAGVASVTFHAEASIAPVKLARELRSRGSKAGMALRPATPVEPYLDMLSELDMLLIMTVEPGFGGQAFLDVTLPKIRRARAAIDGSGIGVAIQVDGGITEETITRAAEAGANVFVAGSAVYGADDPAAAIDRLRQQGARTLRAVTE; from the coding sequence GTGACGCAATGCTGCATCAACCCGAGCATCCTCTCCGCCGACTTCGTCAACCTCGAGGCTGAACTGCAGCGCATCAGCAATGCCGACGCCGTGCACGTGGATGTGATGGACAACCACTTCGTGCCCAACCTGACCATCGGGCTGCCGGTGGTGCAGCGGATCCAGGCAGTGAGCCCCGTCCCGCTCGACGCGCACCTGATGATTGCTGACGCCGACCGTTGGGCGCCCGGGTTCGCCGAAGCCGGCGTGGCGTCGGTGACCTTCCATGCCGAAGCGTCCATCGCCCCGGTGAAACTCGCCCGTGAACTCCGCAGCAGGGGCTCGAAAGCCGGAATGGCCCTGCGGCCCGCCACGCCGGTGGAGCCCTACCTGGACATGCTGTCGGAACTGGACATGCTGCTCATCATGACCGTCGAACCCGGGTTCGGCGGCCAGGCGTTCCTGGACGTGACCCTGCCCAAGATCCGCCGGGCCAGGGCAGCGATCGACGGCTCCGGGATCGGCGTGGCCATCCAGGTGGACGGTGGAATCACCGAAGAGACCATCACGCGTGCGGCGGAAGCCGGCGCGAACGTCTTCGTGGCAGGTTCCGCGGTCTACGGCGCCGACGATCCTGCCGCTGCCATCGACCGGCTTCGGCAGCAAGGTGCGCGGACGTTACGCGCAGTAACGGAATAA
- the ribD gene encoding bifunctional diaminohydroxyphosphoribosylaminopyrimidine deaminase/5-amino-6-(5-phosphoribosylamino)uracil reductase RibD, producing MEAALEAALQGPRGANPLVGAVVVDPEGRTLITGYHRGAGTAHAEADAITQANAVGIDLTGCTMVVTLEPCNHVGRTGPCTEAIIAAGITDVVYAVDDPHDPAAGGAATLRAAGISVRSGLGAAESLDLNRQWFEAVAARRPFVTLHIAQTLDGRIAAEDGTSQWISSPESLADNHGIRSRIDAILVGTQTVLVDNPRLTARDGQGAPASKQPVRAVMGLRDIPVDAAIRGDDGLSVHLSTREPLEALSMLYASGTRHVMVEGGSRILSAFLTAGLVDELIVYLAPTLLGSGTPALNGLGITTLPDAQQWEWDASDGGAVRTLGRDLRLHLRPQRRVALDPQPTLDPQLSRSSAEQAQGGY from the coding sequence ATGGAGGCAGCCCTGGAGGCGGCCCTGCAGGGGCCCCGCGGCGCCAACCCGCTGGTGGGGGCCGTCGTCGTCGATCCTGAAGGCCGCACGCTCATCACCGGATACCATCGCGGCGCCGGAACCGCCCACGCGGAGGCTGATGCGATCACGCAGGCCAACGCGGTGGGAATAGACCTGACGGGCTGCACCATGGTGGTCACGCTGGAGCCCTGCAACCATGTGGGCCGCACCGGACCGTGTACCGAGGCGATCATCGCCGCCGGAATTACCGACGTGGTGTACGCGGTGGATGATCCCCACGACCCGGCAGCCGGCGGAGCAGCGACGCTGCGTGCCGCAGGCATCAGTGTCCGGAGTGGACTTGGCGCAGCCGAATCCCTGGACCTGAACCGGCAATGGTTCGAAGCCGTGGCCGCAAGACGTCCCTTTGTCACCCTCCACATAGCCCAGACGCTCGATGGCCGCATCGCCGCCGAGGATGGGACCAGCCAATGGATCTCCAGCCCGGAATCCCTGGCCGACAACCATGGGATCCGCAGCCGCATCGACGCAATCCTGGTGGGCACCCAGACCGTGCTGGTGGACAACCCCCGGCTTACCGCCCGTGACGGGCAGGGGGCACCGGCATCCAAGCAGCCCGTGCGTGCAGTGATGGGGCTCCGCGACATCCCTGTGGATGCAGCCATTCGTGGGGATGACGGCCTGTCCGTGCACCTTTCCACCCGGGAACCCCTCGAGGCGCTGTCCATGCTCTATGCGTCCGGGACCCGCCACGTCATGGTGGAGGGAGGCTCGCGCATCCTTAGCGCTTTCCTCACCGCCGGGCTCGTCGATGAACTCATCGTGTACCTGGCCCCCACCCTGCTTGGTTCGGGAACCCCCGCCCTGAACGGCCTGGGAATCACCACCCTTCCGGACGCCCAGCAATGGGAATGGGACGCGTCCGACGGCGGTGCAGTGCGCACGCTGGGACGGGACCTGAGACTTCACTTGAGGCCGCAACGAAGAGTTGCCCTCGATCCACAACCAACACTTGACCCACAACTGTCCCGCAGCAGCGCGGAGCAAGCCCAGGGAGGCTACTGA